In Porites lutea chromosome 8, jaPorLute2.1, whole genome shotgun sequence, the genomic stretch tacCAACGTACGTAAATTTTCTCAACTTTGCTTAGCTAAACAAAACACTCTTTACACCCACGAAATGACATTCTAACTCTGCCAAAGCAGGTCAACAGTGCAAAATGAGCGGTATTTTGTAGAGGTCACAGATAGTCTTAAGAGCACTTTAGCCCATAAAGTTAATCACCCTTTATTTAGAATTTTCAGTTTTGTCTGCACACGCAACCTAACCTTTCACGCAGGCAAACTGACCAGATGTCGACACCCGAAAGGACTAGGACAAGACAAAGAAAATccgctggaaagagcgcctttaattcagtaaaattgccaagtttgaaagttatctgttgaaaactaacgaagatataATAGCTCTTTAAAGTCGCGAAATTTCTCAGACAGTTATATGGTGGGGGAAACAAACTTACCCCCCACCATGCAAACGTGTGTAAATTTTCTCAACTTTGCTGAGCTATAACTTCCCTCGCTTAAGACGTATAAccttcaaacttggcaatttttactaattttaagacGTTCTGTCCAGTGGTGCCGACGGATTTTCTCTAACTGGTTCATGtcaaaagttacaaaaaagACCGTGGAAGGGCCTATTTGTAATAAATTcttcgcactttgtaatacccgTCGCAATTTATAGTAAATCGTGTAGCACTTtataataaactaagctgttgCAATTTATAGTAACTCCATCTCCCTTTTTAATAAACTTAAGTTATCACATTCAATCATTCGCTTTTATGACTTTGATCTCCGTCAAGACATGAAAATATGTTGGCTTGTTTGGTTTTCACAGCCGTTTTTATTGTCGGACAATACACAAAAACTCTCGTTTCTgagttgtttgttgttgtttaatttcgACGTACAGACTAACATAAATCTGCTGAAAGAGCGGTATCGAGGTTTTAAGCATGCTTTTAAAAGCCAAGCAACATAACTTAGAAAACgtaacagtttcattgttagatgtcatgtgacctcgaagtaaccaatgagagcgcgcgctgtCGGGAAGAAATATCCAGCTATATTTCTTATTTCGAAAAACAGCATTTGACAAATGATAAGAAAGCAATAAGAAGTTAAGATGACGAATAATGGGCAAAAGTGACAATGAattacaatatttttcaattgtCAAGTTCGCTaaaatctttgaaaaatatCGTAGCAGTACAaaatttcttcaagaaaaaagCTTACCTAACTTTCTATATCATTCTGTAAAAGTTTTGCTGATTTCGGGCTacgtttttatttcaaaaaacttTAAGGAGCATTTTATGTATATATAGTAGTTTATCAAAGAAGCCATAATTAATACTTTGATCTCGACTTGTTTGGTAGAAACCTTTATATTTATCATGTCTTTCAAACAATTCGAGAGTAATCTTCATTACCCTCCTAACGAAAGAAcgtttttcctttgtataaCCGGAGGTAAACCAATAAAAGGTTAGAATCGAACAGCCAAAGAAATTGCACCTTTAACCAATAACTGGCCCGTGATTGGTACCAACGCAAAGGAAACGCTGGAACGAACGCAAGGGAACTCTTATGATTTAAATAATTTGGGTCATAAGAACTGCTAGAGGGACGATAGATTCGAAAAAGGTTGTAGGTAAGTAAATGAACACCTTTGCCTAGTAAAGGCATTTCTATGGAATCACCTAAAATATTTTAGTCAGAAGTAGGAAGCTTTTCCGGGTTTCAAAGCACATCACTTATGTTTTTAGTGATATACATACATTCCGAGTGGCCATTGCTTGCAGAGCACCTTTTTATGATATTGAGGGGCAAGTATAACAGAATTTCGTAAGTTACAAGACCAGCGTAAACTATAGTGGAGATAAAAGCAATTTTCGTAAGTTACGTGCTTAATGAAATCATCACCGTTGATAAGGGGGCACCATTCACGTTTTTTAAAAGATAGATGTACCAAGTGAGTAAATCGCTTTGCAGCTATAACAAGCCTCACAGGATTGGTTGGTTAAACAATGAAcgagcaaagtttttttttgtaatttaatagcttttattaattttttcacacTCAAATAGTGAATACAAGacaaaaagacagcaaaaagtTAACAAATTACTTAAAAGCACTGCAAAACACAGCAAACGAAGTCAACAATGGATCCTAGCCCGAAAACAAGAGTTGCGTCATAGGGGGGTCCAGAAAAATTAGAGGTTTCAAAGAGGTGGTAGACTGCtaagtaagttgaatcacttttttagtttattacaaagtgcgacggAATTATGAAAAGTCTCAGGCTGCGATGGCCCAAGGACGAAAGTCTTTCAGAAATACCCTGTTTTTGAAAATCTCCGTTAAAATAAATTCCGTTTTAGGATGACTGCAAATAGTGTGAACTGGTAATGAATTTCAGTATCATACACAGTTTACACAACTTGAACTAATGAACCGAAACCAGAAGAACACTTGACTGTTGTCGGGACAGTAAATGCAGCATGAACGAATACGCGCGGCTCACTAATTttataataggccatttccgagttcccccagGCCTcggtatcaaaacgaggttgaGTGCTCAgccaaataaaactcattttcacaagaaaggttgtgcacttggccttattttgaaagtgaggcGGTTTGGAACTAGGAAGTGGAGTGGCCTATTACGTTTCATACGTTGTGGGTGCATTTGTGAGATAAAGATCAAATCGTGTGTCGTCATTGGCGATATCCAACGCACTCAAATTATATTCCCCGCAAAAAGGATAATTCAGCTCACCCTATACTACTTAGGCCCCCTACACAGTAATACACAGTTTTATGCGCCGTAAAACAAAtaaagagggggggggggggttcagaAAATGCCCTTCAAAGTGGAAAATGTAGATGTACCAAGAGGACAAAACAAACCGTTTTCAAAAACGCTGAGGTCAAAGCTACTATGAGCTTGGAGAGCCTAGACCACGGTCGCTAGCGCTATAGGACAATCAATCCAAactaagctttaaaaaaaaggaaaaatgttcGTAACACCACCAAAAAAtatccggtatagtgtaaaAAAACAACGGGCCGGGGCGACACAAGTGGTTCaactcaatcaatcaatcaatcaatcaatcaatcaatcaatcaatcaatcaatcaatcaatcaatcaatcaatcaatcaatttatcaatcaatcaatcaatcaatcaatcacatCGAACATCGTGGCGGCACGATTGGCCGAGAGGGCTTGGTGCACTCAACTCCAGTCCTCTCTCCGGgttatttacttccgtctcagtgggttccagtaCTCGCTTCTACCGATTTACTTCCGCGACGGGCCGAATAGGTGTTTACATTACACTTAAGTATGGCAAAAAACCTATCCGATATCTGATGCTCCACTATTGAGATCGGCGAGGCGCAGCTTCCCTCCATCACAAAATTCGTCGCCGCCACaaccgttcttgtgtgtgaacagaagccctatcgaACACTGCCgatatttaatattttgttatttaattatttatttctgtACCCGCGAACGGTCTCTGAAACAGGAATCTGATATCCGAGAATAGCCTGACAAAAAAGACGATAGCAAGATAAGATACTAAGATACGTGTTTGAGTGTGTAAACGGTAGACAACGATAAGAAAACATTTACATGGATGCGGAGCTTTCgatacgtttttttttaaatgcaagACGCtttgggagcgtatatttgggcgtcgaTGTACTACGCGTGTGTGTGCGTGGCAAAAAACCTATCCGATATCTGATGCTCCATTTTTGAGATCGGCGAGGCGCAGCTTCCCTCCATCACAAAATTCGTCGCCGCCACaaccgttcttgtgtgtgaacagaagccctatcgaACACTGCCGATATTTAATATTTAGTTATTTAATTCTTTATTTCTGTACCCGCGAACGGTCTCTGAAACAGGAAACTGATATCCGAGAATCGCCTGACAAAAAAGACGATCGCAAGATAAAATTCTAAGATACGTGTTTGAGCGTGTAAACGGTAAACAACGATAAGAAAACATTAGTATGGATGCTGAGCTTTcgacacgtttttaaaaaaaaaacaaacaaacaagacgctttgggagcgtatatttgggcgtcgaTGTACTAGGCgtgtgtgaagttttttttatgcGTATTAGGGATGTGTGAGTAGTGCAGTAGCGTTGTGTATTTTAGGAGTTGGTAGAGATGCGTGAAGTGGAAGACGTGGAGTTATATTGGAcgtgaataaaaaaaacaaacaatactctttgggagcgtatatttgggcgtcgaTGTACTAGGCgtgtgtgaagttttttttatgcGTATTAGGGATTTGTGAGTAGAGCAGTAGCGTTGTGTATTTTAGGAGTTGGTAGAGATGCGTGAAGTGGAAGGCGTGGAGTTATATTGGACGTGAATTGGTAAAATAATGGCTGTAGTTTGTTGATCAGAGGAACTTGTTTCTCGTAGAATTTAatatgaagtaacaaaaaatagttCTTTTGGGAGGCAAAAGTGATTTTAGGTGTTGCAGTGAGGTTGTTGTGGAAGTGCTAATTTGGTTTAAAAGGAATAGTTTAGTTACTGTGTGTCGAAATGAAGTGGTGGTTGTCAAATGTCTTAGCAATAGTCGAAAACATACTTGTAGTTATTTTAATCGTCGTTAGTCTTTCTGTTTAGGATTGCTTTTCGCTTattttttgataacatttgtATGGAGAGAACATGGATAAGGCCAAAGGTTCATTTAATATAGAGAAGGGGTTGTGAAGTCgttgacgggggaggggggggggggggggttgaaattttgtgtgtgtaCTCGGGGGCTTTGAAAAATCGGTGAGGTCAAGGGAAGGGAGTAAAATCTGGCTATAGAACTAAGGGTCTGATTACATGGGACGGGCTGGCTTGCTTTGCAGAGATCCCGGCACCTTAGttaaacgcaacaaaaatcaactttgcgatTATATGACAACCGAGCCAACCCGGTTAGCTGGGATCCTAGTATTGTGATGCCGGGATACCGGctggaaattttccaagtaatcacgGTTGCCGGCTTGCCCAGCGAATGAACCAAGCGAGAAACAGGACAGCGGGTAACACACTGTTCACGCCCATTGCTTCCCCGGCTCATGCGATCAGGCCCTTACGAGGAGTTGTATTGTCACGCAGATTGCCTTGAAAGCTTTGGAATTTGCCTCTTTCGTGGTTCGTGTATGAGAGAATACGACTTAATCTAATTAACCCAAGGGTTTTGAAAATAGAACGCGGTTTGCACTTGAAGATGTTGGACTCTGCCCCTTTTACTGTTCGACCGTGAAAGAATTCACCTTGTTTACGAGGTCATTTTGCTCAATACgtttttaagaaatcacctcttTTCCGAGACATCTTCTTTGGCGCTCGACAACTGAGagcaaaaatattgtcaaactcCGGACAATAACCCAAACCATTCACACCGTGTGCTGGGAAGACtattattttccaaagggaaaatttaaataatttaatagtttgtttcactcagtgtaccttgtttttccaacaagtttgttttctattgccgATCTGTTTGCCGTGCGTTATCTGTGGGTCGTATGTAACGAAGATAAATGCTGTGTTGTGACACAGCGCGCAGCAGACATAcgcgtcgcttggcttgtttacgtttgcacgtattgcgtgcctattgcaactttgaatcaaaacaggCAAACTCGATTACTCTATTTAGGCGATGTCCAAATAACAAGGAGGCTTAGGCCCTGTTCACAGGTAtaccttttctttaaaaacgaGAACAAGTTTTATACTGCTGTTTGACCTACCTTCTACACGTATCCAGTGAAAACGTTCCCCAAAAACGCATCTTTTTCAAAGACGCTTTCCAGAaaggagatttttgaaaaccgccGGCTTATCGTTTAagtgtggacggacgaaaacagatgttttcgATACCATGACGTCATACATCATACGCAGCGTACCCTGTAAGGTGTTCAATCTTAGTTccatcgttttagcgttttcgtgtAGACTTGCGAAAACGATTTGAAGAAGTTACGTGTGCACTCGTATTTTTTTGACAACAgagaaaaaatctccgtttGTCAAAACATCCGGATACTAGTGTGCGAAGTCGCAATGAAAACCCATTAATGTGAGCAAGAAACTTGAGTAAATGACAGGTGTCAAAGGCATTATTTGTTATTTGAAGcaatagaaaaattaaaactagaaatacgtgtttGACAACTCGGTTTCTACCTTTTACCCATGCAGCTGCTGATAATTGAGCTTAACCATTAACAAAgtggggcaaaaaaaaaaaaaagaagcaaaacatAACATTAAGCTAGGCCAAACTCCAGTTAGTCATTAAAAAGACTATACAGTTCGTAATGTCGACTTTCAGACATTCAGGCCTAATTAATTAAACTGCTGACTGTGAATACTATATTCGAACACAGgttttttcggaaaatatttaAACTCTATATATTTACTCCCGTCGCGATTATTTTTACGCCTTGGCGCGACAGCCTTGTTGAAACGTTTTGCATGTTAACTGCAGCACAAAAACGGAAGAAACCATagcacaaattaaaataaagttatCTACTTTTTGATCTTGAAATAATCAACTGTAAGATCACATCTTCAAAGCAAACAAACTAACTGTCAGTTACATCGAACAAGATCGAAATGAGCCGCAAAAAAATTGtcaagattttcaaaaattctttttcttcctcagtTTGAATTGTTTGCTGAGAGGATCCGTGAAAAGCGGCCttctttcatttgctttgtgCCTCCACGGATTCCCTGGTGACTATTTGATGTGAGGAGAAGATGTTACATCGGGGGGTTGATGTAGggagaacaaaaaaagaataaaaaagaacagTTTGGCTCTGCTTTAATTGAAGTTGTGATAGCTTTCCCTCTCCGTCTTTTTAGGGAAGGGTTATGAAGGGATGATTTTCCACTTAATAGCAAGTTGATTAATTCGATATAAAAACTTTAAATCCCTGCTCAAGTCTTTACGTGTCTCCGGTTAGTTCGCTAGTTGACTAACAGTCAATACGGAACCgagaaaattaattttagcCCATTTTATGAACTATTAACCAGCGCAAGGTCAAGATAGCAGTTTAGTGACCAATCAGAACTGGGATTAATTAAAAGGACCAAGAGGTTTAGTTCATTCCTCGATCTCCTACGTTTCAAAAACACTAGACTGCCGAACATTTGTGGCCTTTGCCGTTCGTTATTTCAACTGAAACAACAGCCAGTTTTGCAAACCGCTCGAAAACCTTTCACTTTGGGAGACTTAGTAACTTCTGAAACGATGAATATTTGAATTTTATATATATGAGCTTTGCGAGCGGAGTCCTTGCGCCTCAAATCCTTTACTCAAATGTACAATGTTGTTTAACTGCAAAATCTCTGACGATGGAAAATAACAAGGACATGACCTCATCATACATCACCACTTGTGTTTTGAACGCTTTCTTATCTTACACCGCTGTTACATTGAACTGTTTGACGATCTACGCCTTAACAAAAGTCTCATCATTACCAAGACCTTTTAAAACGCTGCTCTTAAGTTTGGCTGTTTCTGATCTGGGTGTTGGTTTGATGGTGCAGCCTTCGTACATTGCGACTCTTGTCATGGAAAAGGAGCAAAAAACGGAAAACAATCCAGCTTATAACATAAGCGACCAATTTTTAAGGTTTACGCTGAATCTGTTTGGTTTTGCTTCATTCCTCGGAGTAACTTTCTTAAGTTTGGATAGATTCCTAGCTGTTTACCTTCACCTCAGATATCAGGAACTTGTGACCCACAAACGTGTTTCTGCGACGGTTATTTCTATGTGGGCTTTCAGCGCAGTGTTATCGTTTATGAGACTGTGGATCTCGGCACAAATTCTTTACataatttttgtaattatttatatcttttttcttttacttatgaCGGCCCTTAATTACAAGATTTATATAGCTGTACGCCATCACGCGAACCAAATTCAAGCTTCTCTCCAAGCTATAACAGCTCAAAATAGCGGAGCTGAAATGAGATACGCTGCAGCTGCAAGTAGGAGAACATTTGGAATCGGAGCATTGTTGATATATCTTGCTTTTTCAATTTGTTATCTGCCGAACGTGTTTGccttaattatttttctcttctcaCCAACAGGCACCTCTCGCGGTTTTTTTGACCTGTTCAGTTTGACTTTGTTGTTTCTTAACTCCACATTAAATCCATTAATTTACTGTTGGAAACTGAGACAAATTCGACAAGCTTTCATTAATGTACTACGGAGCATGCGCGTGAATAGCCTGATAATGAGGTGTTGCTAAAACTTGGTTGAGCCAATGCGTTTCGGTTCATGTGGTCGGATTTAACCAGACAGCTGCATAAGCCGGGAAATATTGGtccaaattttaaacttttaggTGATAAAAAACGAATTTATTCAATCGCTTTTTAGACTGAGACCTGAGTTCCTAAAAATACTAACAGACAGCCATGAAACAgtatgaaatttgaaatgacagCTGATGAATCAAAAacaatttaaattataattaagGCTCCCATCCCAACCTACACCATGAGTTTAATTAATTGTATCCTACTGAACTTGTTTACATGATAGAAAAAACGCTCacattttgaagaaatttttctCAAGGCAAACCAGTGAAATTAAACGTATCTGAAATCAGGGTCTCTCTGAAATAGATCTATAATTATAGGTTGAACATAGCTGTTTTTTACCCAGGTAAAAATCACTAGCAGAAAGCAACCTAAAACAAAATCGGTATCCTTGTGAATTAACAGTTATTTTCCTCTGGAAATAATTATTGCAAACCTTTTTTACATTGAATAAGGCATATGATGTTGAGTAAAGCTTCTGGAGTGAGTTTTGTGCACCATTAACAGTTGTTTACTCCTCTATTTCTTGAATTAATGTCATGTCATCATTTCATTGTTCTGTCAGGCttatttcatgtttgttttaataAGAGAAAAATGATTAAAGGTTCATGAAAGCAGTTGTTCAGGTCTATTCTAATCACATGTTAGCAATAGCGGCTTAGCATCGAACAGGTGTTTCGAAAAGCAACGAAAAACTGTAGTCTGTAGTGGTCTATACAGTGCGTGGCTACCAGGCCTGACCAAGGACCCAAAATTGAGGAAAGCAAAGCCCAATCTAGTTCCTAGGGACTTGTCGTTTCCATTATGGCGGAAAGGTTGAGAAGGccaatgaaataatttttaaggTTGTCTGATGAGGGTGACTTGTTCAAATGGGATTTGCGGGTGAATTAAGCAACAACAAGAAACACCTGTTTTTGAacatgttaaaaataaaatgataactAGAAGTTAACCGCAAAAACCGTGGACAATGATCCTGCTGGTTGTCAatgttggatctctagaaacgAGATCTAATCAGCTTAAATATCAAGAACAAAAATCGAGAAGTCCAAAGATTACTGCAAAGCTGATAACAAGTTTCCAGTTGTTTCTGAGTTTATAATGGCAATTACAATAGATGGAGGATGTCGCAATAATGAATGTCcccctctctcttttaaacaatattaattttttggcgacattctccatctatataatatttaATTCCTATCATaaattcagtaacatctgttAACGTAAAGAAGACTGGTATAGCCAGCCGACATGTTGTATCcagtgaacaggctctctgtttggggaaaaaaataaggCCTGTTCACTGGCTAAAATGTTGTTCTTCAAAGCAATACACGTTctaatcagctttgcagtagtctttggacttctgtttttttttttgttaaaaataaaatctcGTTTTCGAATTAATGACTGACCGAATGACTACAAATAGTATCAGTGGATTTACTGGTAACGAATTTCTTAACTAGAATATACAGTTTACACACTTTCAATCTGAACGAACCGAAATCAAATGATTATTgtctttataagacggacacctctccaAGACAGACAACGGTCACTTTTGAAACCGTTAATGGACATTTGAGAGAAGTGCTTTATGCAGTGAAAAATATCTCAAAACGGAAATGTCGGTGCTCTACATGACagtaattgttaattttttattatttcatagtCTTGCTTCTTCACAGAGTATATATTGTTACGCTTTTAGACCACGAAGCTGTAAATGTTTGCTTTCTCCCTTTCTGAATGAATGTTTGATGAGGATCtgaattgggggggggggggggggagggggagggtggaGGGCTCCACACATCAGTTGTTAATGATTACAAAAAAGTGAATTATTACCATTCGTTATTTAATTCACACAGTTTAAACTCTTTACAGGACTAACACTTTTTCATTCCACGTACATTAATCATTTGATTACAATGGAACCTTATCTGAAGTACTTCCCAGTTCACAGAAGAGCGAATTAGTGGAGAGAAATAAGTGGTCGAAAGGGAAACGCCCACTGCTAGTCTTTGAGATGAGTCGGCTTTCAGCTTTAACTTATTTTTAGTGACTTAAGTCTGTTTCCGGGAAGTGAGCGCGCGCTTTCCTGGATTTTCTGAGGggaaacaggagcccatcactagGCTCCTGCTCATGTATAAGCTAAGGTAACATATCATCAATTGTTTAGCTATTCAAACGCTAACAATCTTCTGTTGTCCTGTTAATCTGGCTTCCGGAAGAATTTCTCCACTAAAACAGCCGTACCCAtttttgtggatgaaatccgtAGAAATATGGATAACGGTCTTCTCACTGGGGCGGTCTTCATTGACTAGAAGAATGCTTTCGACACGATAGACCACCGTGTCCTTCTAAAAAAGCTACAGAGATATGGCGATGGCCTATGTGACAGGGCTCTTCTCTGGTTTTCTAGTTATTTGCAAGGCATTTCCTAACGTGTAGAGGTCGACAAAGTTCTGTCATCGCCCCTGGTTATAGCTTCTGGCGTCCCTCAAGGATCAATTTTAGGTCCTCTGGTCTTTATATTGTCACATCTGGTCACATAAATGATATGCCCTctgctatttttttcttctgtatCACTGACGATACAGTGCTGTTTTCTGCTGCTAAAACTGCTATTGAGCTAGAAACAAACGTTACACTGATATTAACCGTATTTCTTTATGGATGCAAGAAAATAGACTATTTTTGAATATGAGTAAGACT encodes the following:
- the LOC140945199 gene encoding melanocortin receptor 5-like, whose amino-acid sequence is MENNKDMTSSYITTCVLNAFLSYTAVTLNCLTIYALTKVSSLPRPFKTLLLSLAVSDLGVGLMVQPSYIATLVMEKEQKTENNPAYNISDQFLRFTLNLFGFASFLGVTFLSLDRFLAVYLHLRYQELVTHKRVSATVISMWAFSAVLSFMRLWISAQILYIIFVIIYIFFLLLMTALNYKIYIAVRHHANQIQASLQAITAQNSGAEMRYAAAASRRTFGIGALLIYLAFSICYLPNVFALIIFLFSPTGTSRGFFDLFSLTLLFLNSTLNPLIYCWKLRQIRQAFINVLRSMRVNSLIMRCC